A genomic region of Paramormyrops kingsleyae isolate MSU_618 chromosome 19, PKINGS_0.4, whole genome shotgun sequence contains the following coding sequences:
- the serinc1 gene encoding serine incorporator 1 → MGAVLGLCSMASWIPCLCGSAPCLLCRCCPSGNNSTVTRLIYAAFMLLGVAVACIMLMPGMEGQLKKIPGFCEGGMGTSLPGVQGHVNCDVLVGYKAVYRVCFGMAMFFLLFSLLMIKVKSSQDPRASVHNGFWFFKFAAATAITVGAFFIPEGPFTTVWFYMGMSGAFCFILIQLVLLIDFAHSWNESWVEKMEEGNSRCWYAALLSVTTVNYILSLVSLVMFYIYYTHADGCTENKAFISVNMLLCIGASVMSVLPKIQESQPRSGLLQSSIVTLYTMYLTWSAMTNEPERKCNPSLLGIIGYNSTGPISRDHVVQWWDAQGIVGLILFLLCVLYSSIRNSSNTQVNKLTLTSDESALIEDGPSHPDNFEEGDGLNRAVDNEKDGVNYSYSFFHFMLFLASLYIMMTLTNWYSPDSNYETMTSKWPSVWVKISSSWICIALYVWTLVAPLVLTNRDFD, encoded by the exons ATGGGGGCTGTTCTCGGACTCTGCTCTATGGCGAGCTGG ATTCCCTGCCTGTgcggcagcgccccctgcttgTTGTGCAGGTGTTGCCCCAGCGGAAACAATTCTACGGTGACCCGGCTGATCTACGCGGCCTTCATGCTGCTGGGAGTGGCCGTGGCCTGCATCATGCTCATGCCCGGAATGGAGGGGCAGCTCAAGAAG ATTCCAGGGTTTTGCGAAGGAGGGATGGGAACATCCCTGCCGGGCGTGCAGGGTCACGTCAACTGCGACGTCCTCGTGGGCTACAAGGCCGTGTACCGCGTCTGCTTCGGCATGGCCATGTTCTTCCTACTGTTCTCGCTTCTTATGATCAAGGTCAAGAGTAGCCAAGACCCCCGAGCTTCAGTGCATAATGG GTTCTGGTTCTTCAAGTTTGCCGCTGCCACCGCCATTACCGTTGGGGCCTTTTTCATTCCAGAGGGACCCTTCACGACTG TGTGGTTCTACATGGGCATGTCCGGGGCATTCTGCTTCATCCTCATTCAACTGGTACTGCTGATCGACTTCGCCCACTCCTGGAACGAGTCCTGGGTGGAGAAGATGGAGGAGGGTAACTCCCGCTGTTGGTATGCAG CTCTTCTGTCAGTGACGACTGTGAACTACATCCTGTCTCTGGTGTCCCTGGTCATGTTCTACATCTACTACACCCATGCCGACGGATGCACTGAGAACAAGGCTTTCATCAGTGTCAACATGCTGCTGTGCATTGGGGCTTCGGTCATGTCTGTCCTGCCCAAGATCCAG GAGTCACAGCCGAGGTCCGGCCTGCTACAGTCCTCCATCGTCACTCTGTACACCATGTATCTCACCTGGTCTGCAATGACCAACGAGCCGG AGAGGAAGTGTAATCCGAGCCTGCTGGGAATCATCGGCTATAACAGCACCGGCCCAATCAGCCGTGACCATGTGGTTCAGTGGTGGGATGCCcagggcattgtgggattgatcctgttcctcctctgtgtcctgtaCTCCAG CATCCGAAACTCCTCCAACACCCAGGTGAATAAGCTGACCCTGACCAGCGACGAGTCTGCCCTCATTGAAGACGGCCCCAGTCACCCAGACAACTTCGAGGAAGGAGACGGCTTGAATCGCGCCGTGGACAACGAGAAGGATGGGGTGAACTACAGCTACTCCTTCTTCCACTTCATGCTCTTTTTGGCCTCCCTGTACATCATGATGACGCTGACCAACTGGTACAG TCCTGACTCCAACTACGAGACCATGACAAGCAAGTGGCCGTCCGTCTGGGTCAAGATCTCGTCCAGCTGGATCTGCATCGCCCTGTATGTGTGGACTCTGGTGGCCCCGCTGGTCCTGACCAACCGTGACTTCGACTGA